One window of the Tetragenococcus koreensis genome contains the following:
- a CDS encoding GNAT family N-acetyltransferase yields the protein MESHEIKVIPMINAKKDISHEIAAVFVDGYKKELAFLSANQEKLIEAFEKMLCPEVFYFATLKDEIVGILACSNNQNRALTIDETVLANSFGDEKGKTIYQYIKDDFNKRLPYSDSTGYIECVATATKARGRGVSTALINDVLKTENYHRYVLEVTDTNAIAYRLYKKLGFVEFKREKEKYAGMVDFDERIFMELYNINEQTENNAD from the coding sequence ATGGAAAGCCATGAAATCAAGGTAATACCAATGATAAACGCCAAAAAAGATATATCACATGAGATTGCCGCCGTTTTTGTTGATGGATATAAAAAAGAATTAGCGTTTCTTTCAGCCAATCAAGAAAAATTAATTGAAGCATTTGAAAAAATGTTATGTCCAGAGGTATTTTATTTTGCTACATTAAAAGACGAAATCGTTGGGATCTTAGCTTGCTCTAATAATCAGAACCGAGCGCTGACAATCGATGAGACAGTCTTGGCAAACTCATTTGGTGATGAAAAAGGAAAGACAATTTATCAGTATATAAAAGACGATTTTAACAAACGACTACCTTACAGTGATAGCACGGGCTATATTGAGTGTGTCGCTACTGCTACTAAAGCCAGAGGTAGAGGCGTATCAACTGCTTTAATAAACGATGTATTAAAAACAGAAAATTACCACCGTTATGTTTTAGAAGTCACCGACACAAACGCCATTGCCTATCGTTTATATAAAAAGTTAGGTTTTGTAGAATTCAAACGTGAAAAAGAGAAATACGCTGGAATGGTAGACTTTGATGAGAGGATCTTTATGGAACTGTATAATATTAATGAACAAACAGAAAACAATGCCGACTAG
- a CDS encoding aldo/keto reductase, with product MSLTDTYTLSNGVKIPVVGFGTWQTPDGDVAESSVLAALNAGYRHIDTAAIYGNEESVGRGIAKSGVARDELFVTTKLWNANHSYELAKKAIDESLEKLGLDYVDLYLIHWPNPSEFKDHWQEANADTWRAMEEAVDAGKIRSLGVSNFLEHHIEALLKTAKIKPVANQIFLNPSDQQEELVAYNKKHDILSEAYSPLGTGKIFDVDELNVLASVYNKTIAQIVLRWSLQHGFLPLPKSVHEDRIIENAQIFDFELSDKDMKAIDNLKGTAGTGPDPDNK from the coding sequence ATGAGTTTAACAGATACGTATACTTTATCAAATGGAGTGAAAATTCCTGTGGTAGGTTTTGGAACTTGGCAAACACCGGATGGCGATGTTGCTGAATCTTCTGTTTTAGCAGCTTTAAATGCCGGTTATCGTCATATAGATACTGCAGCGATTTATGGCAATGAAGAATCTGTTGGCCGCGGGATTGCTAAAAGTGGCGTTGCTCGTGACGAGTTATTTGTCACAACCAAATTATGGAATGCCAATCATTCTTACGAACTGGCTAAAAAAGCCATTGATGAATCATTAGAAAAACTAGGGCTAGATTATGTTGATTTATATTTGATCCACTGGCCTAATCCGAGCGAGTTTAAAGATCATTGGCAAGAAGCCAACGCAGATACTTGGCGTGCCATGGAAGAAGCCGTGGATGCGGGTAAAATTCGTTCCTTAGGAGTATCAAATTTCTTAGAACATCATATCGAGGCTTTATTGAAAACAGCGAAAATTAAGCCGGTTGCCAATCAAATTTTCTTAAACCCAAGTGACCAGCAAGAAGAACTTGTTGCTTATAACAAGAAACATGATATTTTAAGTGAAGCGTACAGTCCGCTAGGTACAGGGAAAATCTTTGATGTTGATGAACTAAATGTATTAGCTAGTGTTTATAATAAAACAATTGCTCAAATTGTCTTACGTTGGAGTTTACAACATGGTTTCTTACCATTGCCTAAATCTGTTCATGAAGACCGGATTATCGAAAATGCCCAAATTTTTGATTTTGAATTAAGCGATAAAGACATGAAAGCTATTGATAACTTAAAAGGGACCGCTGGAACAGGCCCAGATCCTGATAATAAATAA
- a CDS encoding ABC transporter translates to MGNTRLKELLKVNLRYANPQQTSKSRKKGKNGAALTRSLTMQYLSSGLLFLLVYGVAMLGLDFSQLPGYFTYYIALFGIIAFSQGISVIYNVFFESQDLPSFLPLPFRQNELFLAKIAVVSLTIMPFILPVFILFVLTGVQSNVFVLWSVLFAVVLFLLFLGLIFSICSFIVFGLTKTKLFKQHKQMMTSLLLIVSTVVAVLGILIMSWQSPQVGTTFTDRSTISFLLPFFYAASQPLRTEGLLSLLGLVVLLAGLIILFAKLLLPKLYEQLIDSSSNNRTAKRRHKVNQSLRQLLLHYNVQLIRNPSLLMQVFSNSILMPLIFTITFAFSGQIDLRMIGPQFAGVTFLGGVALASIMVNQTSFAANMISLDKENFSFIQSLPLSMKGYLQEKFHFAYLLQLALTSSVVVIMGLVLRMPLLHLISALCGGAVGTYLISLRYFSRDYRLLLLDWTEISQLFARGAGNLGLVTTMVGSVFLSVIVLVIYGFAVALLSPLGINMAVGAVFITGSFLWYRHYQKSFWKKLV, encoded by the coding sequence ATGGGTAATACGCGGTTAAAAGAACTACTCAAAGTTAATTTACGTTATGCCAATCCGCAACAAACCTCCAAGTCTAGGAAAAAAGGGAAAAATGGCGCCGCATTGACACGTTCCTTAACTATGCAATATTTAAGTTCCGGACTGCTTTTTTTATTGGTTTACGGCGTTGCCATGTTAGGCCTTGATTTTAGTCAATTGCCAGGGTATTTTACCTACTATATTGCGCTTTTTGGTATTATCGCTTTTTCCCAAGGCATTTCAGTTATTTATAATGTCTTTTTTGAAAGTCAGGATCTCCCAAGTTTTTTACCGCTTCCATTTCGTCAGAATGAACTTTTTCTGGCCAAAATTGCGGTAGTTTCGCTAACGATTATGCCGTTTATTCTTCCTGTTTTTATCTTGTTTGTTTTGACGGGAGTACAATCGAATGTATTTGTTCTTTGGTCAGTTTTGTTTGCGGTTGTTCTATTTTTATTATTTTTAGGGCTTATTTTTAGTATTTGTAGCTTTATTGTATTTGGTTTGACCAAAACGAAACTGTTCAAACAACATAAACAAATGATGACAAGTTTACTTTTAATTGTTTCTACAGTGGTGGCTGTACTAGGTATTTTGATTATGAGCTGGCAAAGCCCTCAGGTCGGAACAACATTCACAGATCGATCTACAATTAGTTTCTTATTGCCCTTTTTTTATGCAGCTTCACAGCCTTTAAGAACTGAAGGATTATTAAGTTTACTTGGCCTAGTGGTCTTATTGGCGGGTTTAATCATTTTGTTCGCTAAATTGTTATTACCTAAATTATATGAGCAGTTGATTGATTCGTCATCTAACAATAGGACAGCTAAAAGAAGGCATAAAGTCAATCAAAGTTTGCGCCAATTGTTGCTTCACTATAATGTACAATTGATCCGTAATCCGAGTTTACTAATGCAAGTATTTTCTAATTCTATCTTGATGCCACTAATTTTTACGATTACATTTGCTTTTAGTGGTCAAATTGATTTAAGAATGATTGGTCCGCAGTTTGCTGGTGTAACATTTTTAGGCGGAGTTGCGCTTGCAAGTATTATGGTAAACCAAACTTCTTTTGCAGCGAATATGATTTCCTTGGATAAAGAGAATTTTTCATTTATCCAATCCTTGCCGTTATCAATGAAAGGTTATTTGCAAGAGAAATTCCACTTTGCTTACTTATTGCAGCTTGCTTTGACCAGTAGTGTTGTTGTGATCATGGGATTAGTGCTTCGTATGCCATTGCTGCATTTGATTAGTGCACTTTGCGGAGGTGCTGTTGGGACTTATCTGATTAGTTTACGTTATTTTAGTCGCGATTACCGTTTATTATTGTTGGATTGGACAGAAATTAGCCAGTTATTTGCTCGTGGTGCTGGTAATTTAGGTTTAGTGACTACAATGGTTGGTTCGGTTTTTCTGAGTGTGATTGTACTGGTAATATATGGTTTTGCTGTAGCTTTACTATCACCGTTAGGCATTAATATGGCAGTTGGTGCAGTTTTTATCACAGGCAGCTTCCTTTGGTATCGCCATTATCAAAAAAGTTTCTGGAAAAAATTAGTATAG
- a CDS encoding TetR/AcrR family transcriptional regulator, translated as MARPKGQGKKTKDLIAEKAKVIFEQKGYVGTSMEDIRKYSQISKGSIYYHFKNKEELFLYTVEKTSKNWRTRWEDHANNIESATEKLYLLAKYYASDMQNALSYTVPEYMATQNIDTVMKNKIFELIKPEFEVFYQILAEGIQHNEFESRQSPENLAYILYSTLTGLSITQFIGYNDEQFFALYQSAIDIFLKGIVTESD; from the coding sequence ATGGCTAGACCCAAAGGACAAGGTAAAAAAACAAAAGACCTGATTGCGGAAAAAGCAAAAGTTATATTTGAACAAAAAGGGTACGTGGGGACTTCAATGGAAGACATTCGTAAATATAGTCAGATAAGCAAAGGTAGCATCTATTATCACTTTAAAAATAAGGAAGAATTATTTTTATATACAGTAGAAAAAACTTCTAAGAACTGGAGAACAAGGTGGGAGGACCATGCGAATAACATTGAATCAGCCACAGAAAAGCTTTATCTACTAGCAAAATATTATGCTTCAGACATGCAAAATGCTTTATCGTATACCGTTCCAGAATATATGGCTACCCAAAACATAGATACGGTAATGAAAAATAAGATATTTGAGTTGATAAAACCAGAATTTGAAGTGTTTTATCAAATTCTTGCTGAAGGCATTCAACATAATGAATTTGAAAGTAGACAATCCCCAGAAAATTTAGCTTATATCCTATATAGCACACTTACTGGTTTAAGCATTACCCAGTTTATTGGTTATAACGATGAACAATTTTTTGCACTCTATCAAAGCGCTATCGACATTTTTCTAAAAGGAATAGTAACTGAATCGGATTAG
- a CDS encoding Cof-type HAD-IIB family hydrolase produces MTIKAIAMDMDGTLLNEEKRITEKTKAALVEAQKQGIKVILASGRPTPGLFKYAEELAMEKYDGVGLSFNGAHVLDYQTNEVLFEQPLPSETSKAILEHLKAFDVKPMICHQNYMYVNDVFDNTIHLPDGDMNIIEYEARAGGYKLCEVNDLAGFCDFSLYKILVAADPDYLNQHYKEMMRPFEGQVSALFSAPFYFEFTDAGITKAKAIAATLPRLNLRKEELMAFGDGQNDQAMIEYAGVGVAMDNATTDLKQIADEITLSNNEDGIAHTLEKYLS; encoded by the coding sequence ATGACAATTAAAGCAATTGCAATGGATATGGATGGAACATTGCTCAATGAAGAGAAGAGAATAACTGAAAAAACGAAAGCTGCTTTGGTTGAAGCGCAAAAGCAAGGAATTAAAGTAATACTAGCGTCAGGCAGGCCTACACCTGGTTTGTTCAAATATGCAGAAGAATTGGCGATGGAAAAGTATGATGGCGTTGGGCTTTCATTTAATGGTGCTCATGTTCTTGATTACCAAACGAACGAAGTATTGTTTGAACAACCTTTACCGTCGGAGACTTCCAAAGCTATTTTAGAACATTTAAAAGCATTTGATGTAAAACCGATGATTTGTCATCAAAATTATATGTACGTTAATGACGTTTTTGATAATACGATTCATTTACCAGATGGAGACATGAATATTATTGAATACGAAGCAAGAGCTGGTGGTTACAAACTATGTGAAGTCAATGATTTAGCAGGTTTTTGCGATTTTTCTTTGTATAAAATTTTGGTAGCAGCAGATCCTGATTATTTAAATCAACATTATAAAGAGATGATGCGACCGTTTGAAGGCCAAGTCAGTGCACTTTTTTCAGCGCCGTTTTATTTTGAGTTTACGGATGCAGGTATTACCAAAGCAAAAGCAATTGCTGCGACTTTACCTAGGTTAAATTTAAGAAAAGAAGAACTAATGGCATTTGGTGATGGACAAAATGATCAAGCGATGATCGAATATGCTGGCGTTGGAGTAGCAATGGATAATGCTACAACAGATCTAAAGCAAATAGCTGATGAAATCACTTTGTCTAATAATGAAGATGGTATTGCTCATACCTTAGAAAAATATCTTTCTTAA
- a CDS encoding ABC transporter permease — translation MKAFFQTRLKKHQKHMMRYMKYVLNDHFVLIMTFLLGGVGFYYSNWLKTLSTGYPVGGLLVLIIWIAALHIGRFASLAEPADQIFLLPKEKQMRSYLSAAFSYSCIFPFAALLLISAFTMPLVVVSTGNSFVTFFFYLLSLWGLKISHLEIERMNIFQDMQKARKNAYFLWIIFTFVVLAISIWLQPIFGTILSIMQIILFHKLCWQTMNVSLDWEKMIAEEQDRLHRIYQFINLFTDVPEIATKIKRRKYLDPLLDRIAFSQHNTYLYLYARRLLRGNEYSGLYLRLVILGGLLLYFVSEQWFALGIGILFIYLIGFQLLPLYQQFQFVPLTKLYPLKKEQKLTAIKKLLGLLLTFCAIVFAVIALFSLTQWSERLIVIIGYLVMVLFFVEGYLPYRIKKMNN, via the coding sequence ATGAAAGCTTTCTTTCAAACACGTTTAAAGAAACACCAAAAACATATGATGCGTTATATGAAATATGTGTTAAATGACCATTTTGTGCTGATCATGACCTTTTTATTAGGCGGTGTCGGTTTCTATTATTCCAATTGGCTAAAAACGTTATCCACGGGGTATCCAGTTGGTGGGTTATTGGTTTTAATCATTTGGATTGCGGCATTGCATATAGGTCGTTTTGCCAGTTTGGCTGAACCAGCAGACCAAATTTTTTTATTACCCAAAGAAAAACAGATGCGCTCTTATTTATCGGCAGCTTTTTCTTATAGCTGTATTTTTCCATTTGCTGCCTTACTTTTGATTTCAGCGTTTACGATGCCATTAGTGGTAGTATCCACCGGGAATTCTTTTGTCACTTTTTTCTTTTATTTGCTTAGTTTGTGGGGGCTTAAAATCAGCCATCTAGAAATTGAGCGTATGAATATCTTTCAAGATATGCAAAAGGCCAGAAAGAATGCTTACTTTTTATGGATTATTTTTACGTTCGTTGTTTTGGCTATCAGTATATGGTTGCAACCCATTTTCGGCACAATTCTTTCTATTATGCAGATTATTTTATTCCATAAATTATGTTGGCAGACGATGAATGTCTCACTAGATTGGGAAAAAATGATTGCTGAAGAACAAGATCGGCTGCATCGGATTTATCAATTTATCAATTTATTTACCGACGTTCCCGAGATTGCCACTAAAATTAAACGACGCAAGTATCTAGATCCTTTATTAGATCGGATTGCTTTTTCTCAACATAATACGTACCTGTACTTGTATGCTCGTCGCTTACTTCGTGGCAATGAATATAGCGGCTTATATCTACGATTAGTCATTTTAGGTGGCTTATTGCTTTATTTTGTTTCTGAACAGTGGTTTGCTTTAGGCATCGGAATCTTGTTTATTTACTTGATTGGCTTTCAACTTTTGCCGCTATACCAGCAATTTCAATTTGTACCACTGACGAAATTATACCCGCTTAAAAAAGAGCAAAAGCTTACTGCTATAAAGAAACTACTAGGCCTACTTTTAACTTTTTGCGCCATCGTGTTTGCAGTGATCGCTTTATTTTCTTTAACTCAATGGAGTGAGCGTTTAATTGTGATCATTGGTTATTTAGTAATGGTGCTTTTCTTTGTAGAAGGATATTTGCCTTATCGGATTAAGAAAATGAACAATTAA
- a CDS encoding phosphotransferase family protein: MTMRMDNDWQLRPIKGDTGKAYIGLKEQDKIFIKRNTTPMLAALSKEGITPKLIWTKRTGDGDTLSAQEWLEGRLLEPEEIGQRNDVIDVLYHLHHSRSLKDMLKKMGGIVKPPKKMLEEYEETLPDALAKNQFLALVVQFLKKNIPAFNAAEKTVVHGDVNCRNWIVCQNYLYLVDWDSVMFADSAVDIGTILGNYLPVSSWSQWLMSYGIQSTDENIEKIYWYALLSMLQEIKKCYHKGKLKEANEEILQLKRIYTG, encoded by the coding sequence ATGACAATGCGTATGGATAATGATTGGCAGCTACGCCCGATCAAGGGTGACACGGGAAAAGCATATATTGGGCTAAAAGAACAAGACAAAATATTTATCAAACGTAATACGACACCAATGCTTGCTGCTTTATCAAAAGAAGGAATTACCCCTAAATTAATTTGGACGAAACGAACAGGAGACGGTGATACGCTGTCGGCTCAAGAATGGTTAGAAGGTCGGCTGCTAGAACCTGAAGAGATTGGACAAAGAAATGATGTCATCGATGTACTCTATCATTTGCATCATTCCCGTTCTTTAAAAGACATGTTAAAAAAAATGGGCGGTATTGTTAAGCCTCCAAAAAAAATGTTGGAGGAATACGAAGAAACTTTACCCGATGCATTAGCTAAGAATCAATTTTTAGCATTAGTCGTTCAATTTCTTAAAAAGAATATTCCTGCTTTTAATGCAGCGGAAAAAACCGTAGTTCATGGTGATGTGAATTGTCGGAACTGGATTGTTTGTCAAAATTATTTATATTTAGTGGACTGGGATTCTGTGATGTTTGCTGATTCTGCTGTAGATATCGGAACGATTCTAGGCAATTATTTGCCAGTTTCTAGTTGGAGTCAGTGGTTAATGAGTTATGGGATTCAAAGTACTGATGAAAATATTGAAAAGATCTATTGGTACGCTTTGCTGAGTATGTTGCAAGAAATAAAAAAATGTTACCACAAAGGTAAGTTAAAAGAAGCAAATGAAGAAATTTTACAATTAAAACGAATTTATACAGGTTAA
- a CDS encoding aldo/keto reductase family protein gives METVTLNTGIKLPIVGSGTNTFGKVDNNYMGEINGDTSEILAAIRSGYRHFDTAISYRNESVLGKALQESDKDRSEFFITSKIPGKEEYYADEEAVKKGVEQSLKALDTDYIDLYLIHHPWDNLDQILSMWRVLESYVDKGTLKAIGVSNFNETELGYIIENSRIKPAVNQVESHPGNWNDEIVNYSLEHQVVPEAWGPLKGVSDDAQETLRKIGEKYNKTWAQVVLRYQIERGVVVIPKSHNQERQKQNLAVFDFELTEEDKQLISQQ, from the coding sequence ATGGAAACTGTGACATTAAATACAGGAATAAAATTACCAATTGTCGGTAGTGGCACGAATACTTTTGGTAAAGTTGATAATAATTACATGGGCGAAATTAATGGGGATACTTCTGAAATTCTAGCAGCTATTCGTTCAGGCTATCGTCATTTTGATACGGCTATTTCTTATCGGAATGAATCAGTACTAGGGAAAGCTTTACAAGAAAGTGATAAAGATCGTAGTGAGTTTTTTATTACTTCTAAAATTCCGGGAAAAGAAGAATATTATGCTGACGAAGAGGCAGTCAAAAAGGGTGTCGAACAAAGCTTGAAAGCATTAGATACAGATTATATTGACTTGTATTTGATTCACCATCCATGGGATAATCTTGATCAAATATTATCGATGTGGCGGGTGTTAGAAAGCTATGTCGATAAAGGAACATTAAAAGCGATTGGCGTTTCTAACTTTAATGAAACAGAATTAGGCTATATCATAGAAAATAGCCGGATTAAACCAGCTGTGAACCAAGTTGAATCTCATCCTGGAAACTGGAATGATGAGATTGTCAATTATTCTTTAGAGCATCAAGTTGTGCCAGAAGCATGGGGCCCGCTAAAAGGGGTTAGTGATGATGCGCAAGAAACATTGCGTAAAATCGGTGAAAAATATAATAAAACCTGGGCCCAAGTAGTTTTGCGTTATCAAATTGAACGAGGCGTTGTGGTTATTCCAAAATCGCACAATCAAGAACGGCAGAAACAAAATCTAGCTGTATTCGATTTCGAACTTACAGAAGAAGATAAACAATTGATTAGTCAACAATAA
- a CDS encoding ABC transporter ATP-binding protein yields the protein MIELNGISKEYGQTKALDDLNLTIKEGKVFGFLGHNGAGKSTTIKSLVSIIEPTAGEIIVDQQKLTEHRLQIKEKIGYVPDTPDLFLQLTAAEYWDLMAAAFSLEETQKETQLKKFTELFDMAEHQDETIGSFSHGMRQKTIIIGALLSDPAIWVLDEPIQGLDPQAAYDLKQMMRAHADAGKTVIFSTHDLATAQQLCDELAILKKGKLIYNGTVTALLAQSPNESLESIYLEMTGKSSNTEAEGDDG from the coding sequence ATGATTGAATTAAATGGAATAAGTAAAGAGTATGGACAGACCAAAGCACTGGATGATTTGAATTTAACGATAAAAGAGGGCAAAGTTTTTGGCTTTCTCGGACATAATGGTGCTGGAAAATCAACTACGATCAAGAGTCTTGTTAGTATTATTGAACCTACAGCGGGTGAAATTATCGTTGATCAACAAAAATTAACGGAACACCGTTTACAAATAAAAGAAAAAATTGGTTATGTTCCAGATACACCTGATTTGTTTTTACAATTAACTGCGGCTGAATATTGGGATTTAATGGCGGCAGCATTTTCTTTGGAAGAGACTCAAAAAGAAACACAGTTAAAAAAATTCACCGAACTTTTTGATATGGCTGAACATCAAGACGAAACGATCGGCAGTTTTTCACATGGTATGCGGCAAAAAACGATTATTATCGGCGCTCTGTTGTCTGATCCAGCCATTTGGGTTTTAGATGAACCAATTCAAGGATTAGATCCGCAAGCTGCTTATGATTTAAAGCAAATGATGCGGGCCCATGCAGATGCAGGGAAAACAGTGATTTTTTCGACCCACGATCTAGCAACAGCTCAGCAATTGTGCGATGAATTGGCGATACTAAAAAAAGGCAAGCTGATCTATAATGGGACAGTAACTGCTCTATTAGCGCAGTCACCTAATGAATCGCTCGAATCAATTTACTTGGAAATGACTGGTAAATCAAGCAATACAGAAGCGGAGGGAGACGATGGGTAA
- the trmB gene encoding tRNA (guanosine(46)-N7)-methyltransferase TrmB, producing the protein MRVRKRHGAEEMLANNPQFVVPDPKNWRGHWKERFSNGHSLHIEIGMGKGQFITEMAKAHPEINYIGIDLQISVVSFALDKLQAAELPNLQLLHVDGSALTEYFADSEVDLIYLNFSDPWPKKKHEKRRLTSKNFLAVDEEILQPCGQIHFKTDNQGLFEYSLASFSQYGMTIKQVWLDLHASEFTNNIMTEYEEKFSNKGQPIYRVEAEFPDKTQ; encoded by the coding sequence ATGCGAGTTAGAAAACGACACGGCGCTGAAGAAATGCTTGCCAACAACCCACAATTTGTGGTACCTGACCCTAAAAATTGGCGGGGTCATTGGAAAGAGCGCTTTTCAAATGGTCATTCCTTACATATTGAAATTGGCATGGGAAAAGGGCAGTTTATTACAGAGATGGCCAAGGCTCATCCTGAGATTAATTACATTGGCATCGATCTACAAATAAGTGTGGTATCTTTTGCACTGGACAAACTACAGGCTGCCGAATTGCCTAATTTACAACTATTGCATGTTGATGGTTCGGCTTTAACAGAATATTTTGCAGATAGTGAGGTTGATTTAATCTATTTAAATTTTTCTGATCCATGGCCTAAGAAAAAACATGAAAAACGGCGCCTTACTTCAAAGAATTTTTTAGCGGTTGATGAAGAAATCTTACAGCCCTGTGGACAGATCCATTTTAAAACGGATAATCAAGGACTGTTTGAGTATTCTTTAGCAAGCTTTTCGCAGTATGGCATGACGATTAAACAAGTGTGGCTTGATTTACACGCCAGTGAATTTACCAATAATATTATGACTGAATATGAAGAAAAGTTTTCTAATAAAGGACAACCTATTTATCGCGTGGAAGCAGAGTTTCCTGATAAAACGCAATAG
- a CDS encoding ABC transporter ATP-binding protein, which translates to MTLRVENLTGGYNQIPVLKNLNFTLNDGEIVALIGLNGAGKSTTIKEIIGLLQPQQGRIELDGLTITKDPESYRSKIGYIPETPLLYEELTLKEHLEVTAMAYDIDPKEAQRRAEPLLKTFRLDQRLEWFPANFSKGMKQKVMVLCAFLIEPSLYIIDEPFLGLDPLAIHALLELMQAMKEQGSSILMSTHVLATAEKYCDRFIMLHNGEIRMQGTLEELRQAFNKPEASLDDLYLALTEEA; encoded by the coding sequence ATGACCTTACGCGTAGAAAATCTAACGGGCGGTTATAACCAAATCCCGGTATTGAAAAATTTAAATTTCACGCTTAATGACGGGGAAATAGTTGCTTTGATTGGTTTAAATGGTGCGGGTAAAAGCACGACAATCAAAGAAATTATTGGTTTACTACAACCGCAACAAGGACGCATTGAATTAGACGGTCTAACGATCACTAAGGATCCAGAAAGTTACCGATCAAAAATCGGTTATATTCCAGAGACCCCTCTTTTATATGAAGAATTAACCTTAAAAGAACACTTAGAAGTCACGGCGATGGCTTATGATATCGACCCAAAAGAAGCCCAAAGACGGGCTGAACCCTTACTTAAAACTTTTCGCTTAGATCAACGTCTCGAATGGTTTCCAGCTAATTTTTCCAAAGGGATGAAACAAAAAGTGATGGTTTTGTGTGCTTTTTTAATTGAGCCTAGTCTTTATATTATTGACGAGCCATTTTTAGGTTTAGATCCTTTAGCCATTCATGCGTTACTAGAATTAATGCAAGCAATGAAAGAGCAAGGTTCATCCATTTTGATGTCCACGCATGTTTTAGCAACGGCTGAAAAATATTGCGATCGTTTCATTATGCTTCATAATGGAGAAATTCGAATGCAAGGAACATTAGAAGAATTACGTCAGGCATTTAATAAGCCAGAGGCGTCTTTAGATGATCTTTATCTTGCGTTGACAGAGGAGGCTTGA